A window of Babesia microti strain RI chromosome III, complete genome contains these coding sequences:
- a CDS encoding hypothetical protein (overlaps_old_locusTagID:BBM_III02785), whose amino-acid sequence MSDLVIGTVAHRLELQPCPSPPETNAVVLDATNNTQILNYKWVETEIFNEQTSLDSFQQINSVKKSESTGDSSISVRNSEEFCSNNKSIPFNRLYPGVFDEVSQLIRSDGAFGCLIISEPDFLVEEFCAFITRISKYNYKIDLSKYIYSDVTSTFISHDDNLVEFLTSEFSGLTGKSEEPAKNNDKSIENVSKRISEQLCVYIPHLPKCNIIHLLSVIKSKHIYTFEDYILLITIHAICIALLPSFNNNDDDELSDIFNKLNVMDSATRYEGVPGTNIIVSICNICTFSVAAEMNNMLFHIHQIMDLLMMYMKAWKELDLPIKFIVPFEKLENNPLTLLASSDLIVNFIRLPFPLMRWQRQMLFEWKLGVNYNNYKLSKLVDSSNGLTVAEILNLPIMRGWDQEESDNEYGMLKSDYYFDFTNSKNVLNMPIESHVVTGVSGVGKTNYAINLAKKLQVPFVRFSVTEYLRPEIGLSEREINKFFKTLYKYSSGSVSCVLLMESLDSVSSYNVTSVVARELNNLLSNNYWNEVHKILVIVTITDNIDCLKYYHMIRNFKVIKLEPLNLDNTTEILTQMLNKTFSDCEQVIQIWKRKQNKNSVFTISQIRDIVESSKMKSLTRLLGYGGVSDKLTLLLEDLPN is encoded by the exons ATGAGTGATTTGGTTATAGGGACTGTGGCACATCGGTTGGAGCTTCAACCTTGTCCATCCCCTCCTGAAACTAATGCGGTTGTTTTAGATGCCACAAATAACacacaaatattaaattataaatgggTTGAAACCGAAATTTTCAATGAACAAACATCTTTAGATTCATTTCAACAAATTAACTCTGTTAAAAAATCAGAATCCACTGGTGATAGTTCTATTAGTGTCCGTAATTCTGAAGAATTTTGCAGTAATAATAAATCTATACCATTTAATCGCTTATATCCCGGTGTATTTGATGAGGTTTCTCAATTAATACGTTCTGATGGTGCCTTTGGGTGTCTAATCATTTCGGAGCCAG ATTTTTTGGTAGAAGAATTTTGTGCATTTATAACTAGAATCTCAAAATACAactataaaattgatttatcaaagtatatatattcagaTGTAACATCGACATTCATTAGCCACgatgataatttggttGAATTTTTGACCAGTGAATTTTCAGGATTAACTGGAAAATCAGAGGAACCTGccaaaaataatgataaatcgattgaaaatgtttcaAAACGAATTTCTGAACAACTATGTGTCTATATTCCTCACTTGCCAAAGTGTAACATAATCCATCTACTTTCTGTAATCAAATCTAAACACATTTACACCTTTGAAGACTATATTTTGCTCATAACAATACATGCAATTTGTATCGCTTTACTCCCGAGctttaataataatgatgatgatgaattgAGTGacatattcaataaattaaatgtgaTGGACTCCGCTACACGGTACGAAGGCGTACCTGGCACGAATATAATAGTAAGTATTTGCAACATTTGCACGTTTTCAGTTGCAGCTGAAATGAATAATATGTTATTCCAcattcatcaaataatggatttattaatgatgTACATGAAAGCATGGAAGGAGCTTGATTTGccaattaaatttattgtcCCATTCGAAAAGTTGGAAAATAATCCATTAACTCTTCTGGCATCTAGCGATCtaattgtgaattttaTTAGATTGCCATTCCCCCTAATGAGGTGGCAAAGACAAATGCTATTTGAATGGAAATTAGGTGTgaattataacaattataaattgtcaaaactGGTTGATTCGAGTAACGGTTTAACTGTCGCTGAgattttaaatttaccaatcATGAGGGGATGGGATCAGGAAGAATCAGATAATGAATATGGTATGCTAAAATCTGattattattttgattttacaaattcaaaaaacGTTTTAAACATGCCTATTGAATCACATGTCGTTACTGGAGTATCAGGCGTCGGCAAAAcaaattatgcaattaatcTAGCTAAAAAATTGCAAGTGCCGTTTGTGCGATTTTCAGTTACAGAATATCTGAGACCTGAGATAGGCTTATCGGAGAGggaaattaacaaatttttcaaaacaCTGTATAAATATAGTTCGGGAAGTGTTTCATGTGTTTTGCTGATGGAATCCCTGGATTCTGTGAGTTCGTATAATGTTACAAGTGTTGTGGCTAGAGAATTGAACAATTTACTATCCAACAATTATTGGAACGAAGTGCATAAGATACTCGTCATTGTTACAATCACGGATAACAttgattgtttaaaatattatcatatgattagaaattttaaaGTCATCAAGTTGGAACCACTAAATCTTGATAATACAACGGAAATATTAACTCAAATGTTGAACAAAACATTTAGCGACTGTGAACAagttatacaaatttggaaaaggaagcaaaataaaaattccGTATTTACCATATCGCAAATTAGAGATATTGTAGAGTCAAGTAAGATGAAATCTCTTACTCGTTTGTTGGGGTATGGAGGTGTTTCTGATAAATTGACTCTGCTTTTGGAAGATTTACCAAATTAA